The DNA region ACCAGATAATTTCATCGATGTTGCTATAGGTAACGTGCCTTTTGGTGATTACAAGGTGTACGACAAGAGATATGAAAAAGAGAACTTCTTAATTCATGACTTCTTTTTCGCTAAGGCTTTAGATAAAGTACGACCAGGTGGGGTGGTTGCTTTTATCACATCAAAAGGAACACTGGATAAGAAGAGTTCTAATGTTAGAAAGTATCTTGCAAAAAGGGCTGAACTCTTATCAGCTATTAGATTACCTAATGATGCTTTTAAGTCTAATGCCGGCACAGAAGTTACGTCAGATATTATTTTCTTAAAGAAAAGAGAACGTCCAATTGAGATTGAACCGGATTGGGTACATCTTGGTATGGATGACAATGGAATCAGTATGAATCAATATTTCGTAGATCATCCTGAAATGATTATGGGTACTATGGAAATGGAATCTACAAGGTTTGGAATGGCAAGTACTTGTAAGCCTATTCAGGGTGCTGATTTAAAAGACCAGCTTTCAGAAGCGGTAGCAAATATAACAGGGTTTATTGATGATGTTGATATTGAAACATACGTTGAGATACAAGATGATTCAATACCTGCAGATCCGAATGTTAGGAACTTTAGTTTTACTTCTGTGGATGGGGAACTGTATTTTAGAGAAAACTCTGTTATGGTTAAGCCTGATATCAAGGATAATGATATTCCAAGGATTAAGGGTTTAGTTGAGATTAGAGATACAACACGTGAGCTGATACGTCTTCAAATGGAAGAATATTCTGATGAAGAAATCAGAGAAGGTCAAGCAAGACTTAGCGAAGTATACGACCGGTTTGTCGAGAAATACGGTCATATTAATAGCAAGAAGAATTCAAGACTGTTTGGAGAAGATACTTCATATGCTCTAATTTGTTCTTTAGAGAATGTGGATGTAGAACATGATACTGTCAGTAAAACAGATATGTTCTCAAAAAGGACAATTAAGAAAAGAGAAGTACCTACTCATGTAGATTCTGCTGTAGAAGCTCTTGCTATATCCATAGCAGAAAAAGCAAAAATAGATATGGCATATATGACAGAACTTACAGACTTATCAGAAGATGACATTGCTAATGATCTTAGAGGGATTATCTTTAAGAACCCAAGAAGTGAATCAAATGATGATGTAGAAGAATATATAAATGCTGACGAGTATTTATCAGGTAATGTTAGAGATAAATTACAAGATGCAGAGTTAGCAGCAAGACAAGATCCGATCACATATGAATATAATGTTAGAGCATTAAAAGAAGTTGTTCCAAAAGATTTGGATGCAACGGATATTGATGTTAGGCTTGGAGCTACTTGGTTGCCACCAAAGGATGTTGAAAAGTTCATCTTTGAAACCCTTGATACACCGGGTTATGCTAAATGGGATATTAAAGTACATTACTCAGCATTTTCAGCTAATTGGAATGTGGAAGGCAAGTCAGTTGATAAGAATAATATCAAAGCCAATATGACTTATGGTACTGATCGGGTGAATGCTTATAAGATTATTGAAGATGCTCTAAACCTTAGAGATACGAGGGTGTATGATCGTGTGACTGATGATGAAGGTAAAGTGAAGTCAGTACTTAACAAGCATGAAACAATGTTAGCCGGTCAAAAGCAGGACGCACTCAAAGAAGCATTCAAATCATGGATATGGGAAGAACCGGAACGAAGAAACAGGCTAGTTAAAACCTATAATGAAAGATTTAACTCAATAAGACCACGAGAGTTTGATGGACAGCATATTGCTTTCGAGGGTATGAACCCATCTATCCAATTACGTGAGCATCAAAAGAATGCAATTGCCAGGACGTTGTATGGTGGGAATACATTACTTGCCCATGCAGTTGGTGCAGGGAAAAGCTTTGAGATGATTGCCAGTGCAATGGAAAGCAAGCGATTGGGCTTAAGTCAAAAAAGCATGTTTGTTGTACCAAATCATTTAACTGAACAAATAGGCAGTGAGTTCTTAAAGCTATATCCATCAGCTAATATTCTTGTAGCAACGAAGAAAGACTTTGAACCTAAGAACCGGAAAAAGTTCTGTGGTCGTATTGCCACCGGAGATTATGATGCAGTCATTATCGGGCATAGTCAATTTGAAAGAATTCCAATGAGTGTTGAAAGACAACAACTGGAGTTTGAGCGTCAGATAGATTCAATTACTCAAGGGATTGCAGACCTAAAAGCCATAAGTGGTGAACGTTTCTCTATTAAGCAGCTAGAGAAAACTAAGAAGTCATTAACTGTTAGATTGCAGAAACTAAATGACCAGAGTCGAAAGGATGATGTAGTTACTTTTGAGGAATTAGGTGTAGATAAACTCATCGTCGATGAAGCCCATGGATTTAAGAACCTGTTCTTACACACTAAGATGCGTAACGTTGCCGGTATTGGTCAAAGTGAAGCAAAGAAATCTTCAGATATGTTTATGAAGTGTCGGTACATGGATGAGATTACTAATGGTAAGGGGGTTGTATTTGCAACAGGAACGCCTATTTCGAATAGTATGACAGAACTTTACACCATGCAACGTTATCTTCAATATGGAATGCTTAAGAGTCAGAACTTAGAACATTTTGATGCTTGGGCAAGTACATTTGGTGAAACAACAACTACTATTGAGTTAAGCCCTGAAGGTACTGGGTATAGACCAAAGACTAGGTTTTCCAAGTTTTACAATCTTCCCGAGTTAATGAATATGTTTAAGGAAGTAGCTGATATTAAGACAGCTGATATGCTTAAATTACCGGTACCAGAAGCAGAGTTTGAAACATGTGTTATTAGCCCAAGTAATTATCAGGTAGAAATGGTCGAGAGCTTATCTGAAAGAGCTGATATGGTCCGGTCTAAACTGGTTGATTCATCAGTAGATAATATGTTGAAGATCACCAATGATGGACGAAAGCTTGCTCTAGATCAAAGACTAATGAATCCAATGTTACCAAGAGATGAGAATGGTAAAGTGGCTAAATGCGCTGACAATGTTTTTGGTGTGTGGGATGATACTAAAGAGAATAAATCAACACAGTTAGTATTTTGCGATTTATCAACACCAAAAGGTAATGGAGATTTCAATGTATATGATGATTTAAAAGAGCAGTTAGTGGAAAAAGGTGTTCCTGAGAAGGAGATTGCCTTTATACATGACGCTAAGAACGAAAGGCAAAAGGACGAACTATTTGCCAGAGTTCGTAGTGGTGATATTCGAGTCTTAATAGGATCAACACAGAAAATGGGTGCCGGCACCAATGTACAGGACAAGTTGATTGCTACTCATGATCTCGATTGTCCCTGGAAACCGGCGGATCTGGAGCAGCGGTCAGGAAGACTTATACGACAAGGTAATGAAAATCCTAAAGTTAAGGTCTTCAGGTATGTAACTGAAAACACATTTGATTCATACCTCTGGCAGCTTGTGGAGAATAAGCAACGTTTTATTAGTCAGATCATGACAAGTAAGTCACCAGTAAGAAGTGCAGAAGATGTTGATGAAAGCACCTTATCTTATGCTGAAATCAAGGCCTTGGCTACAGGTAACCCTTTGATTAAGGAGAAGATGGATTTAGATGTTCAAGTAAGTAAGTTGAAGATGATGCATTCGAACTATCTTAGCAATAAGTATGCTCTTGAAGATAAGATTATAAAGTATTTTCCAAATGAAATAAAACGCCTCGAAAATTCAATTAAAGGTTATTCGGCTGATGCAGTTATTGCAAGAGAGAATACGAATGAGTCTACCAATGGAGAACGCTCTTTTAGGGGCATGAAGGTATTAGGGGTAGATTATACTCAATTAGAGAAAGAAGAAGCAGGAAAAGCCCTTTTAAGTGCTTGTAGAGAGGTTAAGAGTGGCGTGGCAAAAGAGATTGGAGAATATCGTGGCTTTAAAATGGATTTAAATTATGATGCCTTCTTTAACCAGTTTAATCTACTTCTGAAGGGTGATATTTCCCACAGAGTAGTATTGGGATCAGATACATTCGGTAATATCACCAGAATGGATAATATACTAGATAATCTGGAAACTAAGAAGGAGACAGCCATGGAAAAACTGGAAGGAGTTAAGCAGCAGCTTGATAGTGCAAGAATTGAAGTAAAAAAGCCATTTACACATGATAAGGAACTGAAAACACAAACTGCTAGATTGTCTGAATTAGATCATCTACTTAATATGGCTGAGTCTGGTGAAACCTTAACAATAGTTTCAGAACTTGATAAAGCAAAAGACTATTTAATTGATTTTATGGTATCAGAGTATGATAGTGGGATTGAGTCACTTGATGATCAAGATTTGAGTTCTATAGATATAGCCTATACGACTACGCCGGATGAAAAGCATGAAATTCAAGCAAGAGTTGACTTGGAAAACTATACAGTTACTACTTACCTTGATGAAGTGATGGTTCATCAGGATAAGTACGATAGTTTGAAGGATATGAATGAGTTTGGCTTGCAACATTTAGACTTTGAATCTCTTGTTAGTGTTGACGATGTGGATATAGAGCGGGTTGAAGCTATGGAGGAGATACTGACGATTGATAAAGATACTGATTTAGATGGTGTTATTGATCGGTTTGATAGTGATAGTCGTGATTCAAATGTAATGACTAATGGTGATTTGGATGAAAGAGAGAAACAGAGTGAACAGGTGGGAAGACCATCTTTATTAGGTCAATTAAAAAAGAATCGAAGTGTATTGGAAGGAGAAGTGGATTGTAAGACGATTCATAGTAAAAAAGCGTGTTATTCAATGGAGTGAATATTGTAAGAAATTGTAAATCCTCAAAAGTGCTATTTTATGTGCTTTTGGGGATTTATTTTGCATATGCTGATAAAATATGTTTGATTTTATTCGCAATAAGGAATATAATTTTCGTTAGGGAGTTAACAGGAGGATTCCATGGATTTTATAACGATTAAGGAAGCTGCAGAGCAGTGGGAAATATCATCAAGGAGAGTACAAGTATTATGCTCTGAAGGACGAATTAAAGGTGCTTTTAAGCATGGAAATGCTTGGTTTATACCAAAAGAAGCAACTAAACCTGAGCAGAAGAAACGAGGTCCTAAAACTGATAAGTGATATACGCATTAGAAATATGTTAGTTGATACATTTAAAGTTGTAGGTGCTAAGTGCAATATTATCTACGTTTGGAAGAAGGTGATTAAATGGCAAGAAGTAGGCGTGCAGATGCCGTGGTTTTTGGTTTCGATTTTCAAGTAAATGCAGCAATTGTACTTATGATAGAAAACATCGAAGAATTATCATCGCTTCAATTAGAGGGAAACTATGAAGATATTGAATTGGGTTTGAAGGACGGTAAGTATATCTTAGCGCAGGCAAAATCAGTTGTCCGTAGTAGCGAGGATTTCAGAAATGTTCGAACGAACTTGAAAAAATCTCTTTCATCATTATCAGAAGGTAGCTTGAACATTGAATCAGAGAAATTAATAATGATAACTAATTCGCCAAATCCATTTAATGATGATGTATCACGGAATATTTTTATAGGATCAGCACACAGAGATTTTTCGTCTCTTCCAGAAACGGCGAAGGGCTTGATAAATGAATATGTAACGGATATCGATAAACCTTTGGATCTAGATAAATTTATGATTCAGATATTGCCATTTGAAACGGATAATGAGATTGAGAGATATAAAGTAGTTAAGCAGGTTGTAGATGATTTCATAGGAGATTTGAACCTAAACATCCCTGGTATGGGTAAGCAATTATTGAATGTGTGGCATAAAGACGTATTTCAAAATGGTACAAAAAAGAATGCAAGTATCAAATTAGAAAAGAAAGATGTGATTTGGCCAATCATTATAATTGCAACTGATCTAAAACGCTGTGATGAAGCATTTGAGGATACTTTTGATCCAAGTACATATGACGAGATAGTTTTTCAGTATGGCGATGTAATTGAATCTTGTTCAGAACGTTGCGAATTCTTTATAAGGGTTTTGTATGATTATAACGAGTTTAAAACAGCAGGGAAGCAATCAGATAAGTGTATAGAGTTTGTAGCAAAAAGTGGAAGGATTATGTTGATGATTTTGATCTGAATGGTCTTGATGAAGAAATAAGAGATGGTTTAACAAAAATAATTCTTTATAACATCGTAAGAAATCGTCGAGCTATAGACAAGATTAAACAGGGGGTGAAGTTATGATTCTGAGTTCTGTTGTTCTTAGAGAAGGTCTTTTTCATCGGGAGGTGAAAATGTCAAGCAATGTTAATCTGATTCATAGCGAAAAAAACAGCCGTGGAAAAACTACGCTACTTAGATTTATATTGTATGGACTAGGCTACAATATTCCCAATACAAAAAAAATAAAATTTAATCATTGTGATATAGAAATGGTAATAAACACAGAAACCAGTGGTGAGATGAAGTTGCTACGTTTGAGTGACACATTAATAGAGGCTGTGGTTAAAGAACAGAAGCATACTTTTGTTCTTCCGAATCAGCTAAATGAGTTACATTCAATGATTTTTGGGACAGATAATCCAGAGATTATCAAAAATTTGCTAGGTGCGTTCTACGTTGATCAAGAAAAGGGATGGACGTTGCTTAACAGAGGTGTTGTTATTGGTAGTATTCATTTTAATATTGAGGAATTAATAAGAGGTTTGTCAGGTCGCGACTGTAAAGAGTTAATTGAAAAAGAAGCACGTCTGACTCGTGAACTGTCGAGATACCGACAGATATTTAGCATATCTCAATATCAAAAATCCATCGAAGTAGATTCAGGAAGTGTTATTACCGACAGTTATGAAGAACAAACGGAATCAGCAATTAATCAATTACTATTAACAAAAAAGAGGTTAAGAAAAGAATTAAAGCGAATTGACAATACTTTGGAGGATAATAAACGATTTAAGAATTTTGTAGCTGATATGAAGCTTCTGGTGCAAGCACCTGATGGTACTACTTTTCCGGTAACTGAGGGTAATATTGTTGGATTGAGTGATGCGGTTGATTTATTGAGTGCAAAACGTAAAATGGTAGCATCTGAAAT from Petrocella atlantisensis includes:
- a CDS encoding helix-turn-helix domain-containing protein, encoding MDFITIKEAAEQWEISSRRVQVLCSEGRIKGAFKHGNAWFIPKEATKPEQKKRGPKTDK
- a CDS encoding AAA family ATPase — translated: MILSSVVLREGLFHREVKMSSNVNLIHSEKNSRGKTTLLRFILYGLGYNIPNTKKIKFNHCDIEMVINTETSGEMKLLRLSDTLIEAVVKEQKHTFVLPNQLNELHSMIFGTDNPEIIKNLLGAFYVDQEKGWTLLNRGVVIGSIHFNIEELIRGLSGRDCKELIEKEARLTRELSRYRQIFSISQYQKSIEVDSGSVITDSYEEQTESAINQLLLTKKRLRKELKRIDNTLEDNKRFKNFVADMKLLVQAPDGTTFPVTEGNIVGLSDAVDLLSAKRKMVASEISIVSTQIENLYKEKNHEYEQLEFFQSASLLEVFDNRISSIPMNAVAIKREIDSREKERKKVKDEINKLTKISNTVVSSISNSVIKYLTELGLGDKETIPATYLFTSNLKELSGAVLHKTAFAFRLAYIIAIEDVLGIKLPILLDSPSGKEVDQANVKMMMDILKRDFSDHQIIIASIFNYNFDEVNTIEIKERLIEIDSI